In the genome of Acidobacteriota bacterium, the window TCGAGCAGAATGAAAATTTCGTCGAAAAGACTACGAAAGCCACACTCCTCAGCGTGAACCAGGGCCCCATCTACAAAATCGGGGACCGGATCTCAATCGGGCATGCGGGAAGGGTCGTCCTGCCCAAGATTCCGGAAAATCTTGTGAGCACGCCGACTCTCGTCTGGCTCCTGAACAACAGGGGAGAAACAAGGCACAGAGTGGAAGCAAGCTACCTTACATCAGGGCTGAACTGGCTTTGCGACTATGTGGTCTCTGTGAATGAAGACGACACGAAAGCAGATCTCACAGGATGGGTGACCATTGATAACAGAAGCGGTGCTACATATGAGAATGCTCTCCTGAAACTTGTCGCCGGGGAGATTCACAGGGTGGAAGAAGAAAGGGCGTATCTGAGGAAAGGAGTTCCGATGGAAGCGGCAGCCGCTCCACAGTTCGTCGAGGAAGCATTCTTCGAATACCACCTCTACTCGCTGGACAGAAGAACCACTATTAAAGACAACCAGACCAAGCAAATGAACCTTCTGACTTCGTCGGACATCCCGGTCCTCAAAAGACTTCTCATAGCCGGAAGACCTTACTATTACAGGAATCGTTACGGCACTATTGAACAGAACCAGAAAGTGGGTGTTTTTCTTGAAATAAAGAACACGAAAGAGAACCATCTGGGAGTCCCGCTTCCGAAGGGGACGGTCCGAGTTTACAAGAAGGATAAAAGCGGAGCGCTGCAATTCATCGGCGAGGACTCGATCGATCACACTCCAAAGGACGAGATGGTAAAGCTGAAGATCGGGGAAGCCTTTGACGTGGTCTGCGACAGGATCCAGACCGATTTCAAGAACATCAAGATATTCAGGTATGACATCGAATCGGCTTATGAGATCAAGATAAGGAATCACAAGAGCGAAGCTGTTAGCGTGACCGTCAGGGAGCCTATCCCGGGAAGCTGGGAGATCGTGGAAGCTTCCCATGAATGGGAGAAGATCGACGCTCACACCATCGAATTTAATGTTAGCATTCCAAAGGATGGCGAGGTTTCCATCAAGTATCGGGTCCGCGTTGGCTGGTAGTTAAGCAGGATGCTTGACTCATTTATCAGAAAAGCCGGGGGCATCCTGCCTCGGAATTCAGGTATATCAAAATATCAAAGGGAGGAGCCATGGATAAGGTCCAGAGCATCTTAAACCTCGTTGGAAGGATTTTGATTTCGATAATTTTTCTCTCTTCTGGAATTGGAAAGATCTTTCAATTCTCCGGAACGAGACAATACATGGCATCACATGGGATACCGGCAGTCGGGCTTTTTCTGCTCGGCGCCATCTTTCTTGAGATCGTCGGGGGTCTTTCCCTCTTGCTGGGATGTGCGAGCCGGGTCGGAGCGTTTCTCCTCATTGTCTTTCTGATCCCAACCACGCTTATCTTCCATCTCAACTGGTCAGACCAGATGCAGCTCATCCAATTCATGAAAAATCTCGCCATCCTC includes:
- a CDS encoding DUF4139 domain-containing protein translates to MIKKSINRNESKMIKKSLNNKRFLSVVLLPSILSLFLMSRLFAAESSSTKDDRKDVAITVYNSNIALVKETREIQIGKGIFELKFMDVAAQINPKTTHLKSLTQPDQLEILEQNYEYDLINPDKLMEKYVGQEVELIEQNENFVEKTTKATLLSVNQGPIYKIGDRISIGHAGRVVLPKIPENLVSTPTLVWLLNNRGETRHRVEASYLTSGLNWLCDYVVSVNEDDTKADLTGWVTIDNRSGATYENALLKLVAGEIHRVEEERAYLRKGVPMEAAAAPQFVEEAFFEYHLYSLDRRTTIKDNQTKQMNLLTSSDIPVLKRLLIAGRPYYYRNRYGTIEQNQKVGVFLEIKNTKENHLGVPLPKGTVRVYKKDKSGALQFIGEDSIDHTPKDEMVKLKIGEAFDVVCDRIQTDFKNIKIFRYDIESAYEIKIRNHKSEAVSVTVREPIPGSWEIVEASHEWEKIDAHTIEFNVSIPKDGEVSIKYRVRVGW
- a CDS encoding DoxX family protein, coding for MDKVQSILNLVGRILISIIFLSSGIGKIFQFSGTRQYMASHGIPAVGLFLLGAIFLEIVGGLSLLLGCASRVGAFLLIVFLIPTTLIFHLNWSDQMQLIQFMKNLAILGGLFLILTHGSMKYGINHLWKE